A window from Salvia miltiorrhiza cultivar Shanhuang (shh) chromosome 2, IMPLAD_Smil_shh, whole genome shotgun sequence encodes these proteins:
- the LOC131013302 gene encoding general transcription and DNA repair factor IIH subunit TFB4-like isoform X6, producing the protein MILSNFLKLVIDFKIVFLKLHSFIKFQITEGKMTPVSSKLYADDVSLLMVLIDTNPFFWNSAQSTLPFSKFLTHFLHFYEKIKAQCLFAICKAGNVGFFFTDPQSQNQRAEDLLDKLEEFVDNDQELCREQSVDGPGFSLLSGSLSMALCYIQRVFRTVPLHPQPRILCLHGSPDGPGQYVAIMNSIFSAQRSMVPIDACVIGAQHSAFLQQASYITGGVYLKPQILDGLFQYLSTVFATDLHSRCFLQLPKPTGVDFRASCFCHKNTIDMGYICSVCLSIFCKHQKKCSTCGSVFGQAQTQDSSTTPDRKRKTLVDG; encoded by the exons ATGATATTATCAAACTTTCTCAAGCTTGTGATTGATTTCAAGATTGTTTTCTTGAAGCTACATTCCTTCATTAAATTTCAGATAACAGAGGGGAAGATGACCCCTGTCTCATCCAAGCTTTATGCAG ATGATGTGAGTCTGTTGATGGTACTAATTGACACGAATCCATTCTTTTGGAACTCGGCTCAATCCACGCTTCCTTTCTCCAAGTTCTTGACCCAT TTCCTCCACTTCTATGAAAAAATCAAGGCTCAATGCTTATTTGCAATATGTAAAGCTGGTAATGTGGGATTTTTCTTTACAG ACCCACAGAGCCAAAATCAACGGGCAGAGGATTTACTGGATAAATTGGAGGAATTTGTGGACAATGACCAGGAACTATGTCGTGAACAGTCTGTGGATGGCCCTGGGTTCTCACTTTTATCTGGTTCCCTCTCGATGGCCCTTTGCT ATATTCAGAGGGTCTTCCGTACAGTGCCGCTTCATCCCCAGCCTCGG ATATTATGCTTGCATGGATCTCCAGATGGACCTGGACA ATATGTAGCAATCATGAATTCAATTTTTTCTGCTCAGCGATCAATG GTTCCTATAGATGCATGCGTGATAGGAGCTCAACACTCTGCTTTCCTACAGCAG GCTTCTTATATAACTGGTGGTGTATATCTGAAGCCGCAGATATTGGATGGTTTGTTTCAGTATCTTTCG ACAGTGTTTGCTACTGATTTGCATTCTCGTTGCTTTTTACAACTTCCTAAGCCTACAGGAGTAGACTTTCGTGCGTC GTGTTTCTGCCACAAAAACACAATTGATATGGGCTACATTTGCTCTGTTTGTTTATCTATATTCTGCAAGCATCAGAAGAAATGTTCTACCTGTGG ATCAGTGTTTGGTCAGGCCCAAACACAGGACTCCTCGACAACACCGGACCGGAAGAGGAAGACACTGGTGGATGGTTAG
- the LOC131013302 gene encoding general transcription and DNA repair factor IIH subunit TFB4-like isoform X5, producing MRCRSSSTATGRHLLLFVRFKITEGKMTPVSSKLYADDVSLLMVLIDTNPFFWNSAQSTLPFSKFLTHVLAFLNSILLLNQMNQVVVIAAGYNSCGYIFDSSDPQSQNQRAEDLLDKLEEFVDNDQELCREQSVDGPGFSLLSGSLSMALCYIQRVFRTVPLHPQPRILCLHGSPDGPGQYVAIMNSIFSAQRSMVPIDACVIGAQHSAFLQQASYITGGVYLKPQILDGLFQYLSTVFATDLHSRCFLQLPKPTGVDFRASCFCHKNTIDMGYICSVCLSIFCKHQKKCSTCGSVFGQAQTQDSSTTPDRKRKTLVDG from the exons ATGCGGTGTCGCTCATCGTCAACAGCCACCGGCCGCCATCTCTTGTTGTTTGTTCGATTCAAG ATAACAGAGGGGAAGATGACCCCTGTCTCATCCAAGCTTTATGCAG ATGATGTGAGTCTGTTGATGGTACTAATTGACACGAATCCATTCTTTTGGAACTCGGCTCAATCCACGCTTCCTTTCTCCAAGTTCTTGACCCAT GTACTTGCATTTTTGAATTCTATACTTTTGCTGAATCAGATGAACCAAGTGGTTGTCATTGCAGCTGGTTATAATTCGTGTGGCTACATATTTGATTCCTCAGACCCACAGAGCCAAAATCAACGGGCAGAGGATTTACTGGATAAATTGGAGGAATTTGTGGACAATGACCAGGAACTATGTCGTGAACAGTCTGTGGATGGCCCTGGGTTCTCACTTTTATCTGGTTCCCTCTCGATGGCCCTTTGCT ATATTCAGAGGGTCTTCCGTACAGTGCCGCTTCATCCCCAGCCTCGG ATATTATGCTTGCATGGATCTCCAGATGGACCTGGACA ATATGTAGCAATCATGAATTCAATTTTTTCTGCTCAGCGATCAATG GTTCCTATAGATGCATGCGTGATAGGAGCTCAACACTCTGCTTTCCTACAGCAG GCTTCTTATATAACTGGTGGTGTATATCTGAAGCCGCAGATATTGGATGGTTTGTTTCAGTATCTTTCG ACAGTGTTTGCTACTGATTTGCATTCTCGTTGCTTTTTACAACTTCCTAAGCCTACAGGAGTAGACTTTCGTGCGTC GTGTTTCTGCCACAAAAACACAATTGATATGGGCTACATTTGCTCTGTTTGTTTATCTATATTCTGCAAGCATCAGAAGAAATGTTCTACCTGTGG ATCAGTGTTTGGTCAGGCCCAAACACAGGACTCCTCGACAACACCGGACCGGAAGAGGAAGACACTGGTGGATGGTTAG
- the LOC131013302 gene encoding general transcription and DNA repair factor IIH subunit TFB4-like isoform X7 has translation MILSNFLKLVIDFKIVFLKLHSFIKFQITEGKMTPVSSKLYAGPLFFYDVSLLMVLIDTNPFFWNSAQSTLPFSKFLTHMNQVVVIAAGYNSCGYIFDSSDPQSQNQRAEDLLDKLEEFVDNDQELCREQSVDGPGFSLLSGSLSMALCYIQRVFRTVPLHPQPRILCLHGSPDGPGQYVAIMNSIFSAQRSMVPIDACVIGAQHSAFLQQASYITGGVYLKPQILDGLFQYLSTVFATDLHSRCFLQLPKPTGVDFRASCFCHKNTIDMGYICSVCLSIFCKHQKKCSTCGSVFGQAQTQDSSTTPDRKRKTLVDG, from the exons ATGATATTATCAAACTTTCTCAAGCTTGTGATTGATTTCAAGATTGTTTTCTTGAAGCTACATTCCTTCATTAAATTTCAGATAACAGAGGGGAAGATGACCCCTGTCTCATCCAAGCTTTATGCAGGTCCTCTTTTCTTCT ATGATGTGAGTCTGTTGATGGTACTAATTGACACGAATCCATTCTTTTGGAACTCGGCTCAATCCACGCTTCCTTTCTCCAAGTTCTTGACCCAT ATGAACCAAGTGGTTGTCATTGCAGCTGGTTATAATTCGTGTGGCTACATATTTGATTCCTCAGACCCACAGAGCCAAAATCAACGGGCAGAGGATTTACTGGATAAATTGGAGGAATTTGTGGACAATGACCAGGAACTATGTCGTGAACAGTCTGTGGATGGCCCTGGGTTCTCACTTTTATCTGGTTCCCTCTCGATGGCCCTTTGCT ATATTCAGAGGGTCTTCCGTACAGTGCCGCTTCATCCCCAGCCTCGG ATATTATGCTTGCATGGATCTCCAGATGGACCTGGACA ATATGTAGCAATCATGAATTCAATTTTTTCTGCTCAGCGATCAATG GTTCCTATAGATGCATGCGTGATAGGAGCTCAACACTCTGCTTTCCTACAGCAG GCTTCTTATATAACTGGTGGTGTATATCTGAAGCCGCAGATATTGGATGGTTTGTTTCAGTATCTTTCG ACAGTGTTTGCTACTGATTTGCATTCTCGTTGCTTTTTACAACTTCCTAAGCCTACAGGAGTAGACTTTCGTGCGTC GTGTTTCTGCCACAAAAACACAATTGATATGGGCTACATTTGCTCTGTTTGTTTATCTATATTCTGCAAGCATCAGAAGAAATGTTCTACCTGTGG ATCAGTGTTTGGTCAGGCCCAAACACAGGACTCCTCGACAACACCGGACCGGAAGAGGAAGACACTGGTGGATGGTTAG
- the LOC131013302 gene encoding general transcription and DNA repair factor IIH subunit TFB4-like isoform X1: MILSNFLKLVIDFKIVFLKLHSFIKFQITEGKMTPVSSKLYAGPLFFYDVSLLMVLIDTNPFFWNSAQSTLPFSKFLTHVLAFLNSILLLNQMNQVVVIAAGYNSCGYIFDSSDPQSQNQRAEDLLDKLEEFVDNDQELCREQSVDGPGFSLLSGSLSMALCYIQRVFRTVPLHPQPRILCLHGSPDGPGQYVAIMNSIFSAQRSMVPIDACVIGAQHSAFLQQASYITGGVYLKPQILDGLFQYLSTVFATDLHSRCFLQLPKPTGVDFRASCFCHKNTIDMGYICSVCLSIFCKHQKKCSTCGSVFGQAQTQDSSTTPDRKRKTLVDG, encoded by the exons ATGATATTATCAAACTTTCTCAAGCTTGTGATTGATTTCAAGATTGTTTTCTTGAAGCTACATTCCTTCATTAAATTTCAGATAACAGAGGGGAAGATGACCCCTGTCTCATCCAAGCTTTATGCAGGTCCTCTTTTCTTCT ATGATGTGAGTCTGTTGATGGTACTAATTGACACGAATCCATTCTTTTGGAACTCGGCTCAATCCACGCTTCCTTTCTCCAAGTTCTTGACCCAT GTACTTGCATTTTTGAATTCTATACTTTTGCTGAATCAGATGAACCAAGTGGTTGTCATTGCAGCTGGTTATAATTCGTGTGGCTACATATTTGATTCCTCAGACCCACAGAGCCAAAATCAACGGGCAGAGGATTTACTGGATAAATTGGAGGAATTTGTGGACAATGACCAGGAACTATGTCGTGAACAGTCTGTGGATGGCCCTGGGTTCTCACTTTTATCTGGTTCCCTCTCGATGGCCCTTTGCT ATATTCAGAGGGTCTTCCGTACAGTGCCGCTTCATCCCCAGCCTCGG ATATTATGCTTGCATGGATCTCCAGATGGACCTGGACA ATATGTAGCAATCATGAATTCAATTTTTTCTGCTCAGCGATCAATG GTTCCTATAGATGCATGCGTGATAGGAGCTCAACACTCTGCTTTCCTACAGCAG GCTTCTTATATAACTGGTGGTGTATATCTGAAGCCGCAGATATTGGATGGTTTGTTTCAGTATCTTTCG ACAGTGTTTGCTACTGATTTGCATTCTCGTTGCTTTTTACAACTTCCTAAGCCTACAGGAGTAGACTTTCGTGCGTC GTGTTTCTGCCACAAAAACACAATTGATATGGGCTACATTTGCTCTGTTTGTTTATCTATATTCTGCAAGCATCAGAAGAAATGTTCTACCTGTGG ATCAGTGTTTGGTCAGGCCCAAACACAGGACTCCTCGACAACACCGGACCGGAAGAGGAAGACACTGGTGGATGGTTAG
- the LOC131013302 gene encoding general transcription and DNA repair factor IIH subunit TFB4-like isoform X8: MILSNFLKLVIDFKIVFLKLHSFIKFQITEGKMTPVSSKLYADDVSLLMVLIDTNPFFWNSAQSTLPFSKFLTHMNQVVVIAAGYNSCGYIFDSSDPQSQNQRAEDLLDKLEEFVDNDQELCREQSVDGPGFSLLSGSLSMALCYIQRVFRTVPLHPQPRILCLHGSPDGPGQYVAIMNSIFSAQRSMVPIDACVIGAQHSAFLQQASYITGGVYLKPQILDGLFQYLSTVFATDLHSRCFLQLPKPTGVDFRASCFCHKNTIDMGYICSVCLSIFCKHQKKCSTCGSVFGQAQTQDSSTTPDRKRKTLVDG; this comes from the exons ATGATATTATCAAACTTTCTCAAGCTTGTGATTGATTTCAAGATTGTTTTCTTGAAGCTACATTCCTTCATTAAATTTCAGATAACAGAGGGGAAGATGACCCCTGTCTCATCCAAGCTTTATGCAG ATGATGTGAGTCTGTTGATGGTACTAATTGACACGAATCCATTCTTTTGGAACTCGGCTCAATCCACGCTTCCTTTCTCCAAGTTCTTGACCCAT ATGAACCAAGTGGTTGTCATTGCAGCTGGTTATAATTCGTGTGGCTACATATTTGATTCCTCAGACCCACAGAGCCAAAATCAACGGGCAGAGGATTTACTGGATAAATTGGAGGAATTTGTGGACAATGACCAGGAACTATGTCGTGAACAGTCTGTGGATGGCCCTGGGTTCTCACTTTTATCTGGTTCCCTCTCGATGGCCCTTTGCT ATATTCAGAGGGTCTTCCGTACAGTGCCGCTTCATCCCCAGCCTCGG ATATTATGCTTGCATGGATCTCCAGATGGACCTGGACA ATATGTAGCAATCATGAATTCAATTTTTTCTGCTCAGCGATCAATG GTTCCTATAGATGCATGCGTGATAGGAGCTCAACACTCTGCTTTCCTACAGCAG GCTTCTTATATAACTGGTGGTGTATATCTGAAGCCGCAGATATTGGATGGTTTGTTTCAGTATCTTTCG ACAGTGTTTGCTACTGATTTGCATTCTCGTTGCTTTTTACAACTTCCTAAGCCTACAGGAGTAGACTTTCGTGCGTC GTGTTTCTGCCACAAAAACACAATTGATATGGGCTACATTTGCTCTGTTTGTTTATCTATATTCTGCAAGCATCAGAAGAAATGTTCTACCTGTGG ATCAGTGTTTGGTCAGGCCCAAACACAGGACTCCTCGACAACACCGGACCGGAAGAGGAAGACACTGGTGGATGGTTAG
- the LOC131013302 gene encoding general transcription and DNA repair factor IIH subunit TFB4-like isoform X3 produces the protein MRCRSSSTATGRHLLLFVRFKITEGKMTPVSSKLYAGPLFFYDVSLLMVLIDTNPFFWNSAQSTLPFSKFLTHVLAFLNSILLLNQMNQVVVIAAGYNSCGYIFDSSDPQSQNQRAEDLLDKLEEFVDNDQELCREQSVDGPGFSLLSGSLSMALCYIQRVFRTVPLHPQPRILCLHGSPDGPGQYVAIMNSIFSAQRSMVPIDACVIGAQHSAFLQQASYITGGVYLKPQILDGLFQYLSTVFATDLHSRCFLQLPKPTGVDFRASCFCHKNTIDMGYICSVCLSIFCKHQKKCSTCGSVFGQAQTQDSSTTPDRKRKTLVDG, from the exons ATGCGGTGTCGCTCATCGTCAACAGCCACCGGCCGCCATCTCTTGTTGTTTGTTCGATTCAAG ATAACAGAGGGGAAGATGACCCCTGTCTCATCCAAGCTTTATGCAGGTCCTCTTTTCTTCT ATGATGTGAGTCTGTTGATGGTACTAATTGACACGAATCCATTCTTTTGGAACTCGGCTCAATCCACGCTTCCTTTCTCCAAGTTCTTGACCCAT GTACTTGCATTTTTGAATTCTATACTTTTGCTGAATCAGATGAACCAAGTGGTTGTCATTGCAGCTGGTTATAATTCGTGTGGCTACATATTTGATTCCTCAGACCCACAGAGCCAAAATCAACGGGCAGAGGATTTACTGGATAAATTGGAGGAATTTGTGGACAATGACCAGGAACTATGTCGTGAACAGTCTGTGGATGGCCCTGGGTTCTCACTTTTATCTGGTTCCCTCTCGATGGCCCTTTGCT ATATTCAGAGGGTCTTCCGTACAGTGCCGCTTCATCCCCAGCCTCGG ATATTATGCTTGCATGGATCTCCAGATGGACCTGGACA ATATGTAGCAATCATGAATTCAATTTTTTCTGCTCAGCGATCAATG GTTCCTATAGATGCATGCGTGATAGGAGCTCAACACTCTGCTTTCCTACAGCAG GCTTCTTATATAACTGGTGGTGTATATCTGAAGCCGCAGATATTGGATGGTTTGTTTCAGTATCTTTCG ACAGTGTTTGCTACTGATTTGCATTCTCGTTGCTTTTTACAACTTCCTAAGCCTACAGGAGTAGACTTTCGTGCGTC GTGTTTCTGCCACAAAAACACAATTGATATGGGCTACATTTGCTCTGTTTGTTTATCTATATTCTGCAAGCATCAGAAGAAATGTTCTACCTGTGG ATCAGTGTTTGGTCAGGCCCAAACACAGGACTCCTCGACAACACCGGACCGGAAGAGGAAGACACTGGTGGATGGTTAG
- the LOC131013302 gene encoding general transcription and DNA repair factor IIH subunit TFB4-like isoform X9 encodes MRCRSSSTATGRHLLLFVRFKITEGKMTPVSSKLYADDVSLLMVLIDTNPFFWNSAQSTLPFSKFLTHMNQVVVIAAGYNSCGYIFDSSDPQSQNQRAEDLLDKLEEFVDNDQELCREQSVDGPGFSLLSGSLSMALCYIQRVFRTVPLHPQPRILCLHGSPDGPGQYVAIMNSIFSAQRSMVPIDACVIGAQHSAFLQQASYITGGVYLKPQILDGLFQYLSTVFATDLHSRCFLQLPKPTGVDFRASCFCHKNTIDMGYICSVCLSIFCKHQKKCSTCGSVFGQAQTQDSSTTPDRKRKTLVDG; translated from the exons ATGCGGTGTCGCTCATCGTCAACAGCCACCGGCCGCCATCTCTTGTTGTTTGTTCGATTCAAG ATAACAGAGGGGAAGATGACCCCTGTCTCATCCAAGCTTTATGCAG ATGATGTGAGTCTGTTGATGGTACTAATTGACACGAATCCATTCTTTTGGAACTCGGCTCAATCCACGCTTCCTTTCTCCAAGTTCTTGACCCAT ATGAACCAAGTGGTTGTCATTGCAGCTGGTTATAATTCGTGTGGCTACATATTTGATTCCTCAGACCCACAGAGCCAAAATCAACGGGCAGAGGATTTACTGGATAAATTGGAGGAATTTGTGGACAATGACCAGGAACTATGTCGTGAACAGTCTGTGGATGGCCCTGGGTTCTCACTTTTATCTGGTTCCCTCTCGATGGCCCTTTGCT ATATTCAGAGGGTCTTCCGTACAGTGCCGCTTCATCCCCAGCCTCGG ATATTATGCTTGCATGGATCTCCAGATGGACCTGGACA ATATGTAGCAATCATGAATTCAATTTTTTCTGCTCAGCGATCAATG GTTCCTATAGATGCATGCGTGATAGGAGCTCAACACTCTGCTTTCCTACAGCAG GCTTCTTATATAACTGGTGGTGTATATCTGAAGCCGCAGATATTGGATGGTTTGTTTCAGTATCTTTCG ACAGTGTTTGCTACTGATTTGCATTCTCGTTGCTTTTTACAACTTCCTAAGCCTACAGGAGTAGACTTTCGTGCGTC GTGTTTCTGCCACAAAAACACAATTGATATGGGCTACATTTGCTCTGTTTGTTTATCTATATTCTGCAAGCATCAGAAGAAATGTTCTACCTGTGG ATCAGTGTTTGGTCAGGCCCAAACACAGGACTCCTCGACAACACCGGACCGGAAGAGGAAGACACTGGTGGATGGTTAG
- the LOC131008277 gene encoding uncharacterized protein LOC131008277, with the protein MSKGFYTIKFSTAEDKSIAKRSNVWNLRSGTLRLREWVRNFDPYKEISSLCQVWMRIYYLPVEYWTKEIISSIARSAGVPIKVDGATAHGEVGHYARVLVEVDLAPPLPESASVDCHDRSIYVEFGFEQLPAFCTKCKITRHNLDKCKKRYDKEANNDTVGGNKRTETVGAEVILNTTEEDAGRAQKNTTLEVSKQKPAWKPRENILQETTVVNRFDALAQLHIEDVLSDDRREDFIREKGDGLNTRIDDMVEEDASEEENHQAKLTENILSEEVGDKAADLQIIESDSQINRSDLTVSKGTEQVPPVKKRGRPPGQPDKEIKKQPPGMDSIKCRLRKAQETNIEPNPDAVESIKEQLYKAWEAGENPRDFVIANDGSSSAKMMAKIGARSWAVEVEKADALATKK; encoded by the exons ATGAGCAAGGGTTTCTACACGATCAAATTCTCTACCGCTGAGGACAAAAGCATTGCTAAACGTTCTAACGTTTGGAATTTGAGATCAGGGACCTTGAGGCTtcgcgaatgggtaagaaacTTCGATCCTTATAAGGAGATTTCGTCTCTTTGTCAAGTTTGGATGCGTATATACTATCTACCTGTGGAATATTGGACAAAAGAGATTATATCAAGCATTGCTCGATCGGCGGGGGTGCCTATCAAGGTGGATGGGGCTACTGCTCATGGTGAGGTAGGGCACTATGCGAGAGTGTTGGTGGAAGTTGATCTGGCTCCCCCTTTACCGGAATCGGCTTCCGTGGATTGTCATGATCGCTCTATTTACGTGGAGTTTGGATTCGAGCAATTGCCTGCTTTTTGCACTAAGTGTAAAATTACTAGACATAATTTGGATAAGTGCAAAAAGCGTTATGACAAGGAAGCTAATAATGACACTGTAGGCGGCAACAAAAGAACGGAGACGGTCGGTGCTGAGGTGATTCTTAATACGACGGAGGAGGATGCTGGTCGTGCTCAGAAAAACACAACCTTGGAGGTTAGCAAACAAAAGCCGGCCTGGAAGCCGAGGGAGAACATTCTTCAGGAAACTACTGTTGTCAACAGATTCGATGCGTTAGCTCAACTCCATATTGAAGACGTTTTGAGTGATGATAGGCGGGAAGACTTCATAAGGGAGAAGGGCGATGGTCTAAATACAAGAATTGATGATATGGTGGAGGAGGATGCTTCGGAGG AGGAGAACCACCAGGCTAAGTTAACGGAGAACATCCTTAGTGAAGAAGTTGGTGACAAAGCTGCTGATTTACAGATCATAGAAAGTGATTCTCAGATTAACCGTAGTGACTTAACGGTTAGCAAGGGGACTGAGCAGGTGCCGCCGGTGAAGAAAAGAGGCAGGCCCCCGGGACAGCCGGATAAAGAGATAAAGAAGCAGCCGCCGGGAATGGACAGTATTAAGTGCAGATTGCGAAAAGCTCAGGAGACTAATATCGAGCCCAATCCAGATGCGGTGGAAAGCATTAAAGAGCAGCTGTACAAGGCTTGGGAAGCAGGGGAAAATCCGAGAGATTTTGTTATCGCCAATGATGGGTCCTCAAGTGCTAAAATGATGGCGAAAATTGGAGCTAGAAGTTGGGCGGTGGAAGTGGAAAAGGCGGATGCCTTAGCCACGAAAAAATGA
- the LOC131013302 gene encoding general transcription and DNA repair factor IIH subunit TFB4-like isoform X2, whose product MILSNFLKLVIDFKIVFLKLHSFIKFQITEGKMTPVSSKLYADDVSLLMVLIDTNPFFWNSAQSTLPFSKFLTHVLAFLNSILLLNQMNQVVVIAAGYNSCGYIFDSSDPQSQNQRAEDLLDKLEEFVDNDQELCREQSVDGPGFSLLSGSLSMALCYIQRVFRTVPLHPQPRILCLHGSPDGPGQYVAIMNSIFSAQRSMVPIDACVIGAQHSAFLQQASYITGGVYLKPQILDGLFQYLSTVFATDLHSRCFLQLPKPTGVDFRASCFCHKNTIDMGYICSVCLSIFCKHQKKCSTCGSVFGQAQTQDSSTTPDRKRKTLVDG is encoded by the exons ATGATATTATCAAACTTTCTCAAGCTTGTGATTGATTTCAAGATTGTTTTCTTGAAGCTACATTCCTTCATTAAATTTCAGATAACAGAGGGGAAGATGACCCCTGTCTCATCCAAGCTTTATGCAG ATGATGTGAGTCTGTTGATGGTACTAATTGACACGAATCCATTCTTTTGGAACTCGGCTCAATCCACGCTTCCTTTCTCCAAGTTCTTGACCCAT GTACTTGCATTTTTGAATTCTATACTTTTGCTGAATCAGATGAACCAAGTGGTTGTCATTGCAGCTGGTTATAATTCGTGTGGCTACATATTTGATTCCTCAGACCCACAGAGCCAAAATCAACGGGCAGAGGATTTACTGGATAAATTGGAGGAATTTGTGGACAATGACCAGGAACTATGTCGTGAACAGTCTGTGGATGGCCCTGGGTTCTCACTTTTATCTGGTTCCCTCTCGATGGCCCTTTGCT ATATTCAGAGGGTCTTCCGTACAGTGCCGCTTCATCCCCAGCCTCGG ATATTATGCTTGCATGGATCTCCAGATGGACCTGGACA ATATGTAGCAATCATGAATTCAATTTTTTCTGCTCAGCGATCAATG GTTCCTATAGATGCATGCGTGATAGGAGCTCAACACTCTGCTTTCCTACAGCAG GCTTCTTATATAACTGGTGGTGTATATCTGAAGCCGCAGATATTGGATGGTTTGTTTCAGTATCTTTCG ACAGTGTTTGCTACTGATTTGCATTCTCGTTGCTTTTTACAACTTCCTAAGCCTACAGGAGTAGACTTTCGTGCGTC GTGTTTCTGCCACAAAAACACAATTGATATGGGCTACATTTGCTCTGTTTGTTTATCTATATTCTGCAAGCATCAGAAGAAATGTTCTACCTGTGG ATCAGTGTTTGGTCAGGCCCAAACACAGGACTCCTCGACAACACCGGACCGGAAGAGGAAGACACTGGTGGATGGTTAG
- the LOC131013302 gene encoding general transcription and DNA repair factor IIH subunit TFB4-like isoform X4, whose amino-acid sequence MILSNFLKLVIDFKIVFLKLHSFIKFQITEGKMTPVSSKLYAGPLFFYDVSLLMVLIDTNPFFWNSAQSTLPFSKFLTHFLHFYEKIKAQCLFAICKAGNVGFFFTDPQSQNQRAEDLLDKLEEFVDNDQELCREQSVDGPGFSLLSGSLSMALCYIQRVFRTVPLHPQPRILCLHGSPDGPGQYVAIMNSIFSAQRSMVPIDACVIGAQHSAFLQQASYITGGVYLKPQILDGLFQYLSTVFATDLHSRCFLQLPKPTGVDFRASCFCHKNTIDMGYICSVCLSIFCKHQKKCSTCGSVFGQAQTQDSSTTPDRKRKTLVDG is encoded by the exons ATGATATTATCAAACTTTCTCAAGCTTGTGATTGATTTCAAGATTGTTTTCTTGAAGCTACATTCCTTCATTAAATTTCAGATAACAGAGGGGAAGATGACCCCTGTCTCATCCAAGCTTTATGCAGGTCCTCTTTTCTTCT ATGATGTGAGTCTGTTGATGGTACTAATTGACACGAATCCATTCTTTTGGAACTCGGCTCAATCCACGCTTCCTTTCTCCAAGTTCTTGACCCAT TTCCTCCACTTCTATGAAAAAATCAAGGCTCAATGCTTATTTGCAATATGTAAAGCTGGTAATGTGGGATTTTTCTTTACAG ACCCACAGAGCCAAAATCAACGGGCAGAGGATTTACTGGATAAATTGGAGGAATTTGTGGACAATGACCAGGAACTATGTCGTGAACAGTCTGTGGATGGCCCTGGGTTCTCACTTTTATCTGGTTCCCTCTCGATGGCCCTTTGCT ATATTCAGAGGGTCTTCCGTACAGTGCCGCTTCATCCCCAGCCTCGG ATATTATGCTTGCATGGATCTCCAGATGGACCTGGACA ATATGTAGCAATCATGAATTCAATTTTTTCTGCTCAGCGATCAATG GTTCCTATAGATGCATGCGTGATAGGAGCTCAACACTCTGCTTTCCTACAGCAG GCTTCTTATATAACTGGTGGTGTATATCTGAAGCCGCAGATATTGGATGGTTTGTTTCAGTATCTTTCG ACAGTGTTTGCTACTGATTTGCATTCTCGTTGCTTTTTACAACTTCCTAAGCCTACAGGAGTAGACTTTCGTGCGTC GTGTTTCTGCCACAAAAACACAATTGATATGGGCTACATTTGCTCTGTTTGTTTATCTATATTCTGCAAGCATCAGAAGAAATGTTCTACCTGTGG ATCAGTGTTTGGTCAGGCCCAAACACAGGACTCCTCGACAACACCGGACCGGAAGAGGAAGACACTGGTGGATGGTTAG